In a single window of the Tellurirhabdus bombi genome:
- a CDS encoding MFS transporter — MQSTLTPPQKPSYRALFSLPVIVAALGYFVDIYDLLLFGIVRIPSLKDLGLTDAQISLVGVNILNWQMGGLLLGGILWGVLGDKKGRLSVLFGSILTYSIANIACGFVDKVTFMPPADYYAYMRFIAGIGLAGELGAGITLVSESLPKELRALGTSLVAGVGLFGAVFAYFTVELFSWQSAFFVGGGMGIGLLLLRVGVFESGMFQEVSEQKHISKGNFFAFFTNWDRFTRYLKCIGIGLPTWFVIGILATLSNEFGLALGVDEPIKPGLAIMWCYVGLAIGDLSSGVLSQVLESRKKAVALLMVFTLVFSVVYLYFGVKSATTMYGLALLMGFGIGYWAMFVTIGAEQFGTNLRATAATTIPNMVRGLVILMTSLYTYLKPSLDVINAGAVVGLLSFVIGFYSILTVPETHGKDLNYLEE; from the coding sequence ATGCAATCGACCTTGACCCCGCCTCAAAAACCTTCTTACCGCGCCTTATTTAGTTTGCCCGTCATTGTGGCTGCTCTGGGATACTTCGTGGACATCTATGATCTGTTGCTATTTGGTATCGTTCGGATTCCCAGTCTCAAAGACCTGGGCCTGACCGACGCACAAATTTCTCTCGTTGGCGTTAACATCCTGAACTGGCAGATGGGCGGTTTGCTGTTAGGCGGTATCTTGTGGGGCGTATTGGGTGATAAAAAAGGGCGCTTATCCGTCCTCTTCGGTTCCATCCTGACCTATTCGATTGCCAACATTGCCTGCGGCTTTGTCGATAAAGTTACGTTTATGCCGCCCGCCGACTATTATGCCTACATGCGTTTTATCGCGGGCATTGGACTAGCCGGTGAGCTGGGCGCGGGTATTACGCTTGTTTCCGAATCCTTACCTAAAGAATTGCGCGCGCTGGGCACCTCACTGGTGGCGGGTGTAGGGCTGTTTGGGGCTGTTTTCGCTTATTTCACGGTTGAGCTGTTTAGCTGGCAAAGCGCCTTTTTTGTGGGCGGTGGTATGGGGATTGGCCTGCTGCTTCTGCGGGTAGGCGTTTTCGAATCGGGCATGTTTCAGGAAGTCTCGGAGCAGAAACACATTTCGAAAGGCAACTTCTTCGCGTTTTTCACCAACTGGGACCGCTTTACCCGTTACCTGAAGTGCATCGGTATTGGTCTGCCAACCTGGTTTGTGATTGGTATTTTGGCCACCCTCAGCAATGAATTTGGGCTTGCTTTAGGCGTAGACGAGCCCATTAAGCCGGGCCTTGCTATCATGTGGTGCTATGTCGGTCTGGCCATTGGTGACCTATCGAGTGGTGTTCTTAGCCAGGTGCTTGAGTCGCGCAAAAAAGCGGTTGCTCTTCTCATGGTCTTCACGCTAGTCTTTAGCGTTGTCTATTTGTATTTCGGGGTAAAAAGCGCAACTACCATGTATGGTCTGGCTTTACTAATGGGCTTTGGAATCGGTTATTGGGCCATGTTTGTTACCATCGGGGCAGAGCAATTCGGGACTAACCTCCGCGCTACGGCGGCTACCACCATTCCAAACATGGTGCGCGGACTCGTTATTTTGATGACCAGTTTATATACGTATTTAAAACCGTCGCTAGATGTTATTAACGCGGGTGCCGTTGTTGGTCTGCTTAGCTTTGTTATTGGCTTTTACTCCATCCTGACAGTTCCAGAAACCCACGGCAAAGACCTGAATTACCTGGAAGAATAA
- a CDS encoding MFS transporter, with the protein MPLETKLSAVSYSTLFSLPVIVSALGYFVDVYDLLLFNIVRVPSLKDLGLNAEEVSRLGGMILNWQQAGLLLGGILWGVLGDKKGRLSVLFGSIITYSVANIACGFVQDVEIYALLRFIAGLGLAGELGAGITLVAEILPKETRGYGTSLVAGVGLFGAVVAYFTVVLFDWRTAYFVGGGMGIGLLLLRVSVFESGMFLQMKTNTAQRGNFWALFTNRRRLLTYFRCMGLAVPTYFVIGILATFSNEFGEALEIKEPVLAGQAVMYTYIGMAVGDLLSGPLSQWLRSRRKAIGWLMTLNALLVTIYLFGGVSSLSLFYALCLALGFSIGYIALFLTVSAEHFGTNLRATATTSIANNVRATTLLTIPLFQALKPTIGVLEAGALIALVCFFISFWALITLDETYSKDLNYLE; encoded by the coding sequence ATGCCCTTAGAGACAAAGTTGTCCGCTGTATCATATAGTACCCTCTTTTCGCTACCCGTTATCGTATCGGCGTTAGGCTATTTTGTGGATGTCTACGACCTACTGCTTTTTAACATTGTCCGGGTGCCTAGCTTAAAGGATTTGGGGCTAAACGCAGAAGAGGTTTCGCGGCTCGGCGGAATGATTCTGAACTGGCAGCAGGCGGGTCTGCTACTGGGTGGGATTTTGTGGGGTGTCTTGGGCGATAAAAAAGGACGTCTTTCGGTTCTTTTTGGCTCTATCATTACGTATTCCGTGGCCAATATTGCCTGTGGCTTTGTTCAGGACGTGGAGATCTACGCGCTTTTGCGGTTCATTGCCGGCCTTGGTCTGGCTGGTGAACTAGGCGCTGGCATCACGCTGGTGGCAGAAATCTTACCCAAAGAAACTCGCGGTTATGGAACCTCGCTTGTTGCAGGCGTTGGCCTGTTTGGGGCGGTTGTTGCTTATTTCACGGTCGTTCTGTTCGATTGGCGCACTGCTTATTTTGTGGGCGGCGGCATGGGAATCGGGCTGCTGCTGCTTCGCGTTTCGGTCTTTGAATCCGGTATGTTCCTGCAAATGAAAACCAACACGGCTCAGCGCGGTAATTTCTGGGCCTTGTTTACCAACCGACGCCGCTTGCTTACGTATTTTCGCTGCATGGGCCTGGCCGTGCCCACTTATTTCGTCATTGGTATTTTGGCTACGTTTAGCAATGAATTTGGCGAAGCACTGGAAATCAAGGAGCCTGTGCTGGCGGGGCAGGCGGTCATGTATACCTATATTGGTATGGCGGTGGGTGATTTACTGAGTGGACCTTTGAGCCAGTGGCTACGTTCCCGCCGCAAAGCCATTGGCTGGCTGATGACGCTGAACGCGCTGCTGGTTACTATCTATTTGTTTGGCGGCGTCTCCTCACTAAGTCTTTTTTACGCACTTTGCCTCGCGCTGGGATTTTCCATCGGTTACATTGCCTTGTTTCTGACCGTCTCCGCAGAGCATTTCGGAACTAATCTACGCGCAACGGCTACCACTTCCATTGCCAATAACGTACGGGCGACAACGCTGCTGACGATTCCGTTGTTTCAGGCCTTAAAACCAACAATTGGTGTCCTCGAAGCAGGTGCGCTGATTGCTCTTGTCTGCTTTTTTATCAGCTTTTGGGCCTTAATAACCCTCGACGAAACATATAGCAAAGACTTGAATTACTTAGAATAA